In Proteus vulgaris, one DNA window encodes the following:
- a CDS encoding DUF817 domain-containing protein yields MLKRLDDFLLEPPLKPFKGIKRFIVEFLFFGVKEARSCLFAGFFFFILFATPSKGVLGIPRYDVLLILAIAFQLWMVWGKLETWDEFKAICFFHIVGFVMELFKTSAAIGSWKYPDFAYTKLWEVPLFTGFMYSAVGSYLIQAWRFLKVRIEHYPPYWMATLVALAIYINFFSHHFIGDYRWYLTAFILGLYARSVVYFTPYDTERKMPLLLAFVLIGFFIWLAENFGTFFGVWQYPNQIGAWSAVHAGKWGSWSLLVIVTFTIVVHLKHIKHSISVPK; encoded by the coding sequence ATGTTAAAGCGATTGGATGATTTTTTATTAGAACCACCATTGAAGCCCTTTAAAGGTATAAAACGATTTATTGTTGAATTTCTTTTTTTTGGTGTGAAAGAGGCGCGTTCTTGTTTATTTGCGGGATTTTTCTTTTTTATTTTATTTGCAACACCAAGTAAAGGAGTATTAGGGATACCTCGTTATGACGTTTTACTTATTCTCGCTATTGCTTTCCAATTATGGATGGTATGGGGAAAACTTGAAACATGGGATGAATTTAAAGCGATCTGTTTTTTCCACATCGTTGGTTTTGTGATGGAATTATTTAAAACATCAGCAGCAATTGGATCGTGGAAATACCCTGATTTTGCTTACACTAAATTGTGGGAAGTGCCTTTATTTACAGGATTTATGTACTCCGCGGTAGGAAGTTATTTAATTCAAGCATGGCGTTTTTTAAAAGTACGAATTGAACATTATCCACCTTATTGGATGGCAACTTTAGTTGCACTCGCTATCTATATTAATTTCTTTTCTCATCACTTTATCGGTGATTATCGCTGGTATTTAACTGCTTTTATTTTAGGTCTTTATGCTCGTAGTGTGGTTTATTTTACGCCTTATGATACAGAGCGAAAAATGCCACTATTATTGGCTTTTGTTCTGATAGGTTTCTTTATTTGGCTTGCTGAGAATTTCGGTACATTTTTTGGTGTTTGGCAATATCCTAACCAGATTGGTGCTTGGTCTGCTGTGCATGCAGGGAAATGGGGCTCTTGGTCACTGTTAGTCATTGTTACATTTACTATCGTGGTTCATTTAAAACATATTAAACACAGTATCAGTGTGCCTAAGTAG
- a CDS encoding VWA domain-containing protein: MSQHNDDMPEDKIQQAKRWRLILGQYADDALGQATFNADDLKVERTLDFLYRREYQRRGLRQERGRHGSLDASQLTAVNWLNQARKLFPNSTFERMQSQAIERYQISSFLKDPNTLKAMEPTKALAKTLLSLRGRMSEETRDAVKTIIRKVVEDILRQIRNNFRQSLTGRRNRFRRSLVPNSRNFDWRATIAANLKHYDTQNRRLVIETPYFNSRMQQHFPWDVILCVDQSASMSSSIMYAAVCASILASLPAVNVSLVVFDTQVVDLSHLADDPVEVLMTVQLGGGTDIAGAMQYCESLIKNPKRTVISLISDFEEGGSLNRLLDCTQRLNSQQVKLLGLAALDDEAQPVYDSAIAQKLADRGMQVAALTPEHFAQWLAEVMQ; this comes from the coding sequence ATGAGTCAGCATAATGACGATATGCCAGAAGATAAAATACAACAAGCAAAACGCTGGCGCCTGATTTTAGGTCAATATGCGGATGATGCTCTGGGGCAAGCGACTTTTAATGCTGATGATTTAAAAGTTGAACGTACACTCGACTTCCTCTATCGCCGAGAATATCAGCGCCGAGGGCTTCGCCAAGAGCGAGGACGTCATGGTTCACTCGATGCATCGCAACTTACTGCGGTAAACTGGCTAAATCAAGCACGTAAGCTATTCCCTAATAGCACCTTTGAACGTATGCAATCACAAGCTATTGAACGTTATCAAATCAGTAGTTTTCTTAAAGATCCCAATACGTTAAAAGCAATGGAGCCTACAAAAGCCTTAGCCAAAACACTGTTAAGCTTGCGTGGGCGAATGAGCGAAGAAACACGAGATGCTGTTAAAACTATTATTCGCAAAGTAGTTGAAGACATTTTACGTCAGATTCGTAATAATTTTCGCCAATCATTAACGGGACGTCGTAATCGCTTTAGACGCTCTTTGGTGCCTAATAGTCGTAACTTTGATTGGCGCGCAACTATTGCCGCAAATTTAAAACATTACGATACCCAAAATCGTCGCTTAGTCATTGAAACACCTTATTTTAACTCACGGATGCAACAGCATTTTCCGTGGGATGTTATTCTCTGCGTTGACCAAAGTGCGTCAATGTCTAGTTCCATTATGTATGCGGCTGTTTGTGCCAGTATTTTAGCTTCATTGCCTGCCGTAAATGTCTCTTTAGTCGTTTTTGATACTCAAGTTGTCGATTTATCTCATTTAGCAGATGATCCTGTTGAGGTTTTAATGACCGTACAATTAGGAGGCGGTACAGATATTGCTGGTGCAATGCAATACTGTGAAAGTTTGATCAAAAACCCTAAACGTACAGTTATTTCACTGATCAGCGACTTTGAAGAAGGTGGCTCATTAAACCGCTTATTAGATTGCACACAACGCCTTAATAGCCAACAAGTTAAATTATTAGGGCTTGCGGCACTTGATGATGAAGCTCAACCTGTTTATGACTCTGCGATTGCACAAAAACTCGCGGATAGAGGTATGCAAGTTGCAGCCTTAACACCAGAACATTTCGCGCAATGGCTAGCAGAGGTAATGCAATGA
- a CDS encoding type 2 GTP cyclohydrolase I: protein MKNTDLERVINEKLSIENFQDYAPNGLQVEGRPHIQKIITGVTASQALLDEAVRLNADAILVHHGYFWKNEPVVIRSMKRNRLKTLLCNDINLFGYHLPLDAHPILGNNAQLALKMGIKVEGEIMPLVPKGVFDLPLAPLELKARLEKSLQRNVLHCGDNASDTIRTIAWCTGGGQGFIQDAAEHGVDAFVTGEVSEQTIHIAREMGVHFFAAGHHATERYGIKALGEWLAQTHHLDVTFVDIDNPA, encoded by the coding sequence ATGAAAAACACTGATCTGGAACGAGTGATTAATGAGAAACTAAGCATTGAAAATTTTCAAGATTATGCACCTAATGGCCTTCAAGTCGAAGGGCGCCCTCATATTCAAAAAATAATAACGGGAGTGACCGCTAGCCAAGCATTACTTGATGAAGCGGTACGATTAAATGCGGATGCGATTTTAGTTCACCATGGCTATTTTTGGAAAAATGAGCCAGTTGTTATTCGCTCAATGAAGCGTAACCGCTTAAAGACATTACTTTGCAATGACATTAATCTTTTTGGTTATCACTTGCCATTAGATGCGCACCCAATCCTAGGTAACAATGCTCAATTAGCATTAAAAATGGGTATTAAAGTTGAAGGTGAAATCATGCCTTTAGTGCCTAAAGGTGTATTTGATTTACCTTTAGCACCGCTTGAATTAAAAGCACGTTTAGAAAAATCATTACAACGCAATGTATTACATTGCGGTGATAATGCATCTGATACTATTCGTACTATTGCTTGGTGTACAGGAGGCGGACAAGGTTTTATTCAAGATGCAGCAGAGCATGGTGTAGATGCTTTTGTGACAGGCGAAGTCTCAGAACAGACCATTCATATCGCAAGAGAAATGGGGGTTCATTTCTTTGCTGCGGGGCACCATGCAACAGAGCGTTATGGCATTAAAGCATTAGGTGAATGGCTGGCTCAAACACATCATTTAGATGTGACATTTGTTGATATTGATAATCCAGCGTAA
- the fldA gene encoding flavodoxin FldA, with protein sequence MAIIGIFFGSDTGNTENIAKMLQERLGADNAEVHDIAKSSKEDIEAFDILLLGIPTWYYGEAQCDWDDFFPTLEDINFEGKLVALFGCGDQEDYAEYFCDAMGTIRDIIEPRGAVIVGHWPTEGYHFEASKGLADDNHFIGLAIDEDRQPELTEERVDAWVAQIKEEMSLDEILG encoded by the coding sequence ATGGCAATCATAGGTATATTCTTCGGCAGTGATACCGGCAACACTGAAAATATTGCCAAAATGCTTCAAGAAAGACTGGGCGCTGATAATGCCGAAGTTCATGATATCGCAAAATCCAGTAAAGAAGATATCGAAGCATTTGATATTCTGTTACTAGGTATTCCTACTTGGTATTATGGTGAAGCACAATGCGATTGGGATGACTTTTTCCCAACACTAGAAGATATTAATTTTGAAGGTAAGTTGGTTGCACTGTTCGGTTGTGGCGACCAAGAGGACTATGCAGAATACTTCTGTGATGCAATGGGCACAATTCGCGATATTATCGAACCTCGTGGTGCTGTCATTGTGGGTCACTGGCCAACAGAAGGTTACCATTTTGAAGCCTCTAAAGGGCTTGCAGATGATAATCACTTTATCGGCCTTGCGATTGATGAAGACCGTCAACCAGAATTAACCGAAGAGCGTGTTGATGCTTGGGTTGCTCAAATCAAAGAAGAAATGAGCCTAGATGAAATTCTGGGATAA
- the pgm gene encoding phosphoglucomutase (alpha-D-glucose-1,6-bisphosphate-dependent), with amino-acid sequence MAIHPRAGQHTHQSDLINVAQLTSQYYSLKPQASINAHRVKFGTSGHRGSANRHSFNEAHILAIAQAIAEVRAKNGVTGPCYVGKDTHGLSEPAFISVLEVLAANKVNVIIQENNGYTPTPAVSFSILTYNNVHQDIADGIVITPSHNPPEDGGIKYNPSNGGPADTDLTSVIEKRANELLENNLAGIKRLSYDEALVSGYIEAQDLIMPYVKALGDVVDMEAIKKAGLKLGVDPLGGSGIEYWKRIGEYYGLDLELVNDQVDQTFRFMTLDHDGVIRMDCSSPWAMEGLLQLRDKFDLAFANDPDYDRHGIVTPSGLMNPNHYLAAAINYLFRHRPQWAKDVKVGKTLVSSAMIDRVVADLGRELVEVPVGFKWFVQGLFSGEFGFGGEESAGASFLRFNGKPWSTDKDGIILCLLAAEMKAVTGKDPQEHYNELAQRFGSPSYNRIQASATHEQKALLSRLSPEMVTASTLAGDPITARLTHASGNGASIGGLKVMTDYGWFAARPSGTEEAYKIYCESFRGPEHRELIEKEAIEIVNNVFANK; translated from the coding sequence GTGGCAATTCATCCAAGAGCAGGGCAGCATACTCACCAAAGTGATCTGATTAATGTGGCGCAATTAACGTCGCAATATTATTCACTTAAACCACAAGCTAGCATTAATGCTCATCGTGTGAAGTTCGGTACATCTGGCCATCGCGGAAGTGCAAATCGCCATAGCTTCAATGAAGCCCATATTTTGGCAATTGCACAAGCTATTGCTGAAGTACGCGCAAAAAATGGAGTAACAGGGCCATGTTACGTGGGTAAAGATACCCATGGACTGTCAGAGCCTGCATTTATTTCTGTTTTAGAAGTACTCGCTGCTAATAAAGTGAACGTGATTATCCAAGAAAATAATGGTTATACACCGACGCCAGCGGTCTCTTTTTCTATTTTGACTTACAACAATGTACATCAAGATATTGCTGATGGTATTGTGATCACTCCATCACATAACCCCCCTGAAGATGGCGGTATTAAATATAACCCATCAAACGGTGGACCTGCTGATACCGATTTAACGTCTGTTATTGAAAAACGTGCTAATGAACTGCTTGAAAATAATTTAGCAGGGATCAAACGTCTTTCTTATGATGAAGCATTGGTGAGTGGTTATATTGAAGCTCAAGACTTAATTATGCCTTATGTCAAAGCGTTAGGTGACGTTGTTGATATGGAAGCCATTAAGAAAGCAGGCTTAAAATTAGGTGTTGACCCATTAGGTGGTTCCGGTATCGAGTACTGGAAACGCATTGGTGAGTATTATGGTCTTGATCTTGAATTGGTTAACGATCAAGTCGATCAGACATTCCGTTTTATGACTCTTGATCATGATGGCGTTATTCGTATGGACTGTTCATCACCATGGGCAATGGAAGGTTTATTACAATTGCGTGATAAATTTGACTTAGCATTTGCCAACGATCCTGATTATGACCGTCATGGTATTGTGACGCCGTCAGGTTTAATGAACCCAAACCACTATTTAGCAGCTGCGATTAACTATCTTTTCCGTCATCGTCCACAATGGGCTAAAGATGTAAAAGTAGGTAAAACACTGGTTTCAAGTGCAATGATTGACCGTGTTGTAGCTGACTTAGGTCGTGAGCTAGTTGAAGTGCCAGTTGGTTTTAAATGGTTTGTTCAAGGCTTATTTAGTGGTGAATTTGGCTTTGGTGGTGAAGAGAGTGCAGGGGCATCTTTCTTGCGTTTTAACGGTAAACCATGGTCAACCGATAAAGACGGTATCATTTTATGTTTGTTAGCTGCTGAAATGAAAGCAGTCACAGGCAAAGATCCACAAGAGCATTACAATGAACTAGCGCAGCGTTTTGGTTCACCAAGCTATAATCGTATTCAAGCATCAGCAACCCATGAACAAAAAGCATTGCTGTCACGTTTATCACCAGAAATGGTAACAGCAAGCACCTTAGCGGGCGACCCAATTACGGCTCGTTTAACACATGCTTCAGGTAATGGTGCCTCTATTGGTGGTTTAAAAGTGATGACAGATTACGGCTGGTTTGCGGCTCGTCCATCAGGCACTGAAGAAGCGTATAAAATTTACTGCGAAAGCTTCCGTGGTCCTGAGCATCGTGAGTTAATTGAAAAAGAAGCCATTGAAATAGTAAATAATGTCTTTGCTAACAAATAA
- the nadS gene encoding NadS family protein has translation MSFFNDLKASLEEAVEIKNGDKKASKVTRFEVADVKAIRKQLNVSQSEFANALGISVDTVKSWELKRRNPTGLTAKVLIAIHNNPSLFKELASI, from the coding sequence ATGAGTTTCTTCAATGATTTAAAAGCCTCTTTAGAAGAAGCCGTAGAAATTAAAAATGGCGATAAAAAGGCATCGAAAGTTACTCGTTTTGAAGTTGCTGATGTAAAAGCAATTAGAAAACAACTTAACGTTTCACAAAGCGAGTTTGCAAATGCGCTGGGGATTAGTGTTGATACAGTCAAAAGTTGGGAACTGAAAAGACGTAATCCAACAGGGCTTACCGCAAAAGTGCTTATCGCAATTCATAACAATCCTAGCTTATTTAAAGAGTTAGCTAGTATCTAA
- the seqA gene encoding replication initiation negative regulator SeqA encodes MKKIEIDDELYRYIASETRHIGESASDILRRLLKLDAKQPVQPVVVTESVQAPVIKQEAEPKSITPAKNPVREMRELLLSDSYAEKTKSVDRFLQILSTLYSLDSATFTQSAETVHGRTRIYFAGDEQTLLDSGRHTKPRHISGTPFWVITNSNTERKRTMVQSIMQDMQFPANEIDKVCGTI; translated from the coding sequence ATGAAAAAGATAGAAATTGATGACGAACTTTACCGCTATATTGCTAGCGAAACTAGACATATCGGTGAAAGCGCTTCAGATATTTTAAGGCGTCTACTGAAGCTTGATGCCAAACAGCCCGTACAGCCAGTCGTTGTCACTGAGTCAGTACAAGCACCTGTTATTAAACAGGAAGCTGAACCTAAATCGATTACACCAGCAAAAAATCCGGTCCGTGAAATGCGAGAACTGTTGTTATCTGACAGCTATGCAGAAAAAACAAAATCAGTTGATCGTTTTTTACAGATCCTTTCTACGTTATATAGCCTAGATAGCGCTACTTTTACTCAATCTGCTGAAACAGTACATGGACGAACACGCATCTATTTTGCTGGTGATGAACAAACATTACTCGATAGTGGACGTCATACAAAACCGCGCCATATTTCAGGCACGCCATTTTGGGTTATTACTAACTCCAATACAGAGCGTAAAAGAACAATGGTACAAAGCATCATGCAGGATATGCAATTTCCTGCGAATGAGATTGATAAGGTGTGTGGAACTATCTAA
- a CDS encoding YbfA family protein has product MPAYNEYTKKHVLARRTGAVALGVAAFPVMVFHPKRAQFYSYIHRVWSKTSDKPVWLAKSEVALNSHK; this is encoded by the coding sequence ATGCCAGCTTATAACGAATATACAAAAAAACATGTTTTAGCCCGTCGTACTGGTGCTGTTGCGCTAGGTGTTGCGGCATTTCCTGTTATGGTTTTTCATCCTAAACGCGCACAATTTTATAGCTATATACATCGTGTATGGTCTAAAACAAGTGATAAACCAGTTTGGCTGGCAAAATCAGAAGTGGCATTAAATAGCCACAAATAA
- the ybfF gene encoding esterase — MKLNTLLNYQLHQPETAPASNLPIVLIHGLFGDLNNLGVLGRDLRQDHTVIQIDVRNHGHSPHSESMNYQDMAQDVLTLLDSLHISKAIIIGHSMGGKIAMAMTALAPERIARIVVIDMSPVAYNVRRHDNIFAALEAVTKAQVTRRQDAVEIMSPFIKEEGVIQFLLKSFKSGEWLFNLSAIKNAYSEIIGWQEVPAWNYPVLFIRGGLSPYILDEYRNDIARQFPQASAFVVANTGHWVHSEKPNTVINAIRRFLSKA; from the coding sequence ATGAAACTCAATACATTATTAAATTATCAATTACATCAGCCTGAAACAGCACCTGCATCCAATTTACCTATTGTTTTGATCCACGGCCTTTTTGGTGACTTAAATAATTTAGGCGTCTTAGGGCGTGATCTACGCCAAGACCACACAGTGATCCAAATTGATGTGCGTAATCATGGACATTCCCCTCATAGTGAAAGTATGAACTATCAAGATATGGCACAAGATGTACTTACATTACTCGATAGTTTACATATCTCAAAAGCCATCATTATCGGGCACTCCATGGGAGGCAAAATTGCAATGGCAATGACAGCATTAGCGCCTGAGCGAATTGCTCGCATTGTCGTAATAGATATGTCACCTGTAGCTTACAATGTTCGCCGCCACGATAACATTTTTGCGGCACTTGAAGCCGTCACTAAAGCTCAAGTTACACGACGTCAAGATGCAGTAGAAATTATGAGCCCCTTTATTAAAGAAGAGGGCGTTATTCAGTTTTTACTTAAATCATTTAAAAGTGGTGAATGGCTATTTAATTTATCTGCGATCAAAAATGCCTATTCAGAGATTATTGGTTGGCAAGAAGTCCCTGCTTGGAATTATCCGGTGCTATTTATTCGTGGTGGTTTATCGCCTTACATATTAGATGAATATCGTAATGATATTGCACGCCAATTTCCGCAAGCTAGCGCTTTTGTCGTAGCAAACACTGGACATTGGGTACATTCAGAAAAACCTAACACTGTTATTAACGCTATTCGTCGTTTTTTATCAAAAGCATAA
- the fur gene encoding ferric iron uptake transcriptional regulator, with protein MTDNNKALKNAGLKVTLPRLKILEVLQDPECHHVSAEDLYKKLIDIGEEIGLATVYRVLNQFDDAGIVTRHNFEGGKSVFELTQQHHHDHLICLDCGKVIEFTDDAIEVRQRNIAERHGIKLSNHSLYLYGHCAEGNCKEDSHAHDEK; from the coding sequence ATGACCGACAATAATAAAGCGTTAAAAAATGCTGGGTTAAAAGTTACACTTCCTCGCTTAAAGATCTTGGAAGTGCTCCAGGATCCTGAGTGCCATCATGTCAGTGCTGAAGATCTCTATAAAAAACTCATCGATATCGGTGAAGAGATTGGTCTGGCAACCGTGTATCGCGTCTTAAACCAATTTGACGATGCTGGTATTGTTACCCGACATAATTTTGAAGGTGGTAAATCAGTATTTGAATTAACTCAACAACACCATCACGATCATTTAATTTGTCTTGATTGTGGCAAAGTTATCGAGTTTACAGATGATGCGATTGAAGTGCGCCAAAGAAACATCGCTGAACGTCATGGTATCAAGCTTTCCAATCATAGCCTTTATTTATATGGCCACTGCGCTGAAGGCAATTGTAAAGAAGATAGCCACGCACATGATGAGAAATAA
- a CDS encoding DUF5682 family protein gives MTLPSIPLPERIDQARLKWTSLQQQHLYFAPVRHHSPACAYAVLSLIDSVKPDYILIEGPDTFNSLIPSLIDKDTLPPVAIMGQAEYLHNDGNQEEREKSLHSAYFPFCEYSPEWQALRGGLRINAKTRFIDLPWAAQVNNEEYSDSQSRSLQKERYLAHSQFIAQLAKKCHCRDHDDVWEHLFELRNIEALADWQTLFNDTFIWCALARLDYEPEVLESEGSSQREAHMLTHIQTIKQQEPNAKILIVTGGFHTLALIEGLADPQSQSFAISSTEQKQFTKMQKMGENEQAWLIRYSFDRLDALNGYASGMPSPAFYQQVWQSLMQQHHDKLENNDVAKQPTQVYRNKMGIAFLSSVAQAIREKQFDNPPSYLAVKLAAEQSLRLALLRDHAGTGRYDLLDGLQSAFIKGSLDDSQNELWTEIKTCFSGYLLGKIPLGTATPPLVNETYERARGFRFKLDDTLAKTTKCDVYRNPQHRLRSRFLHLLAFLEIHFAHRVNGPDFLSGHQLDLLFEEWQYAWTPNVEGELISLSEKGSQLEAIALSKLLSMEKQLEEQGQSRSSQSAVTLLIQAALIGLHQRIPSLFKLLDNYIQQDFRLESLTQCGHKLIHLWRGRQYLDITDELALENRLHQVIPQAFFCLEQLAQGDEQQQESNLQALLSLRELIEFMPSLNNPHDYKSDFYQQLNRLDGQLDAVPLLKGAVDALRYLGSYIDETTLTNALNATFSTGSSPEQAIGYFVGIMRTAPELVIRLPLLVDHLNTLLQQWDEERFIQILPDLRFAFSQLNPKQNAELAQYIANDIGLDTQALSLWQSEFSAKQMIEATKLNQKLQQRITEQGMISWFDTKKAEKGDNAHESA, from the coding sequence GTGACGCTACCTTCAATACCTTTGCCAGAAAGAATTGACCAAGCACGACTGAAATGGACGTCGTTACAGCAACAACATCTCTATTTTGCCCCTGTACGCCATCACAGCCCCGCTTGTGCTTATGCCGTCTTATCACTAATTGATTCGGTAAAGCCTGACTATATTTTAATTGAAGGCCCTGATACCTTTAATTCTCTTATTCCAAGCCTAATTGATAAAGATACCCTGCCTCCGGTGGCTATTATGGGGCAAGCAGAATATTTGCATAATGATGGTAACCAAGAAGAAAGAGAAAAATCACTGCACTCTGCCTATTTTCCATTTTGTGAATACTCACCTGAATGGCAAGCATTGCGAGGTGGTTTACGCATCAATGCAAAAACACGCTTTATCGATTTACCTTGGGCCGCTCAAGTTAATAACGAAGAGTATAGTGATTCACAAAGTCGTAGCTTACAAAAAGAACGTTATTTAGCCCATAGCCAATTTATTGCACAATTAGCCAAAAAATGTCATTGCCGTGATCATGATGATGTTTGGGAACATCTTTTTGAGCTACGCAATATTGAAGCTTTAGCAGATTGGCAAACACTCTTTAATGATACCTTTATTTGGTGTGCACTTGCGCGTCTTGATTATGAACCTGAAGTGCTTGAATCTGAAGGCTCTTCACAACGTGAAGCACATATGCTCACTCATATTCAAACCATCAAACAACAAGAGCCCAATGCCAAAATTTTAATCGTCACTGGGGGATTCCATACCCTTGCATTAATTGAAGGTCTAGCCGATCCACAATCTCAATCTTTCGCCATTTCTAGCACAGAACAAAAGCAATTCACTAAAATGCAAAAAATGGGTGAAAATGAACAAGCTTGGCTTATTCGCTACAGTTTTGACAGATTAGATGCACTTAATGGTTATGCTTCTGGTATGCCATCTCCAGCTTTTTATCAACAAGTTTGGCAAAGTTTGATGCAACAACATCATGATAAATTAGAGAATAATGATGTTGCAAAACAACCAACTCAAGTTTATCGCAATAAAATGGGGATTGCTTTTCTAAGCTCAGTAGCTCAGGCTATCAGAGAAAAACAATTTGATAATCCGCCTAGCTATTTAGCTGTAAAACTGGCGGCTGAACAGAGTTTACGTCTCGCTTTACTAAGAGATCATGCAGGTACAGGTCGCTATGATTTACTCGATGGTTTACAAAGTGCCTTTATTAAAGGCAGTTTAGATGATAGTCAAAACGAGTTGTGGACAGAAATTAAAACCTGTTTTTCCGGCTATCTCTTAGGTAAAATTCCATTAGGTACGGCAACCCCACCGTTGGTAAATGAAACCTATGAACGTGCTAGAGGTTTTCGTTTTAAACTTGATGATACATTAGCAAAAACCACTAAATGTGATGTTTACCGTAACCCGCAACATCGCTTAAGAAGTCGCTTTTTACATTTATTGGCTTTCTTAGAGATCCATTTTGCACACCGTGTAAATGGCCCTGATTTTCTTTCTGGTCATCAACTAGATCTGTTATTTGAAGAATGGCAATACGCTTGGACACCCAATGTAGAAGGTGAACTGATTTCATTATCTGAGAAAGGCTCACAACTTGAAGCTATCGCCCTAAGTAAGCTGTTATCAATGGAAAAACAGCTTGAAGAACAAGGGCAAAGCCGTTCAAGCCAGAGTGCGGTCACGTTATTAATCCAAGCAGCATTAATTGGCCTCCACCAGCGTATTCCATCACTCTTTAAACTATTAGATAACTATATTCAGCAAGATTTTCGTCTTGAGTCATTAACTCAATGTGGACATAAATTGATCCATTTATGGCGAGGTCGTCAATACCTTGATATTACCGATGAACTGGCACTGGAAAATCGACTACATCAAGTTATCCCTCAAGCATTTTTTTGCTTAGAACAACTCGCTCAAGGTGATGAACAACAACAAGAAAGCAATTTACAAGCGTTGCTCTCTTTACGTGAACTGATTGAATTTATGCCATCACTCAATAATCCACATGATTACAAAAGTGACTTCTATCAGCAACTCAATCGCCTTGATGGTCAACTAGATGCAGTGCCTTTATTAAAAGGTGCTGTTGATGCATTGCGCTATTTAGGCTCATACATTGATGAAACCACTCTAACAAACGCATTAAATGCCACGTTTAGTACCGGAAGTTCTCCTGAACAGGCTATTGGTTATTTTGTCGGAATTATGCGAACAGCACCAGAGCTTGTGATCCGCTTACCTTTATTGGTTGATCACTTAAATACCTTGTTACAACAATGGGATGAAGAACGTTTTATTCAGATCTTACCTGATCTGCGTTTTGCTTTTAGCCAACTTAATCCCAAGCAAAATGCAGAGCTTGCACAATATATTGCCAACGATATTGGTTTAGACACACAAGCGCTATCATTATGGCAGTCAGAATTTAGTGCTAAACAAATGATTGAAGCCACAAAACTCAATCAAAAACTGCAACAGCGTATAACGGAACAAGGCATGATTTCTTGGTTTGATACTAAGAAAGCAGAGAAAGGAGACAATGCCCATGAGTCAGCATAA
- a CDS encoding DUF1456 family protein, which produces MQNNFVLRSVRYMLDLSDAHMVEIMKLADYTVTKELVNSWLKKDDEPEFVECDDNAMGHFLNGLIFYRRGKDENFPAPEVEKRITNNIILKKLRVAFELKDVDILKIYELADFRVSKPELSAVFRKPGHKNYRNCGDQLVRYFLKGLTETLRGKGKAVKK; this is translated from the coding sequence ATGCAAAATAATTTTGTTTTACGCAGTGTACGTTACATGCTGGATCTCAGTGATGCACATATGGTTGAGATCATGAAGCTAGCTGATTACACCGTTACGAAAGAATTAGTTAATAGTTGGTTGAAAAAAGATGATGAACCTGAATTTGTCGAGTGTGACGATAATGCAATGGGGCATTTTTTAAATGGTCTAATTTTTTATCGTCGCGGAAAAGATGAAAACTTCCCAGCACCTGAAGTTGAAAAGCGTATTACAAATAACATTATCTTGAAAAAATTACGTGTCGCTTTTGAACTCAAAGATGTGGATATTCTAAAAATTTATGAGCTTGCTGACTTCCGTGTTTCTAAGCCTGAATTAAGTGCTGTATTTCGTAAGCCAGGACATAAAAACTACCGTAACTGTGGTGATCAGCTAGTAAGATATTTTCTTAAAGGATTAACCGAAACCCTACGTGGTAAAGGTAAAGCAGTTAAGAAATAA
- the ybfE gene encoding LexA regulated protein — MAKEQTDRTTLDLFADERRPGRPKTNPLSRDEQLRINKRNQLRRDRVNGLRRVELKLNEDAVNALNELATARNVSRSELIEEILLEQLAQNHALKIHHNENS, encoded by the coding sequence ATGGCAAAAGAACAAACTGATCGCACCACACTGGATTTGTTCGCAGATGAACGCAGACCTGGGCGACCTAAAACAAACCCGCTTTCTCGGGATGAACAGCTTAGAATTAATAAACGCAATCAATTAAGACGAGACAGAGTCAATGGTTTACGTCGAGTTGAGTTGAAATTAAATGAAGATGCTGTGAATGCACTTAATGAGTTGGCGACTGCAAGAAATGTTAGCCGTAGCGAACTTATTGAAGAAATATTACTAGAACAATTGGCGCAAAATCACGCCTTGAAAATACATCATAATGAGAATAGCTAG